In a genomic window of Longimicrobium terrae:
- a CDS encoding alpha/beta hydrolase has protein sequence MSADRDQNDEGRLTARPQAPARVDRPGLRRLGLDPRRDGLVYVPMAHSPERPAPLILMLHGAGGNGHNALGMLQPLADAYGVVLLAPDARQQTWDGIRGGFGPDVAFIDRALEQVFSRCAIDPARIAIGGFSDGASYALSLGLANGDLFSHVIAFSPGFAAPPGRRGRPGVFVTHGTDDAVLPIDACSRRVVPRLTRAGYTVDYREFAGPHTVPPAQARDAVKWFVRGASGAPAAPRQQPG, from the coding sequence ATGTCTGCCGATCGCGATCAGAACGACGAAGGGCGGCTGACCGCGCGGCCGCAGGCGCCCGCGCGGGTGGACCGGCCGGGGCTGCGGCGGCTGGGGCTGGACCCGCGCCGCGACGGGCTGGTGTACGTGCCCATGGCCCACTCGCCGGAGCGGCCGGCGCCGCTCATCCTGATGCTGCACGGGGCCGGGGGCAACGGACACAACGCGCTGGGCATGCTGCAGCCGCTGGCGGATGCGTACGGGGTGGTGCTGCTGGCGCCGGACGCGCGGCAGCAGACGTGGGACGGCATCCGCGGCGGTTTCGGGCCGGACGTGGCGTTCATCGACCGCGCGCTGGAGCAGGTGTTCAGCCGCTGCGCCATCGACCCGGCGCGCATCGCCATCGGCGGGTTCTCCGACGGCGCCTCGTACGCGCTCTCGCTGGGGCTGGCGAACGGCGACCTGTTTTCGCACGTGATCGCCTTTTCGCCCGGCTTTGCCGCGCCGCCGGGACGGCGCGGGCGCCCGGGCGTGTTCGTGACGCACGGGACGGACGACGCGGTGCTCCCCATCGACGCATGCAGCCGCCGCGTAGTGCCGCGGTTGACCCGCGCGGGGTACACGGTGGACTACCGGGAGTTCGCGGGCCCGCACACCGTGCCCCCGGCGCAGGCCCGCGACGCCGTAAAGTGGTTCGTGCGCGGGGCTTCCGGCGCGCCCGCCGCACCGCGGCAGCAGCCGGGGTGA
- a CDS encoding sulfite exporter TauE/SafE family protein — protein sequence MGTIVMFLLIGLGAGVLSGLFGIGGGLVIVPALMLLAKMQPLQATGTSLGALLLPVGALGAYEYYKNGHVNASASLMIAFGLLIGAYFGAHWAQTLSPVQLKRAFAVFLVLVAVRMWVTAK from the coding sequence ATGGGAACGATCGTGATGTTTCTGCTGATCGGCCTGGGGGCCGGCGTGCTGTCCGGCCTGTTCGGGATCGGCGGGGGCCTGGTGATTGTTCCGGCGCTGATGCTGCTGGCCAAGATGCAGCCGCTGCAGGCGACGGGAACGTCGCTGGGCGCGCTGCTGCTGCCGGTGGGCGCGCTGGGTGCGTACGAGTACTACAAGAACGGCCACGTAAACGCGTCCGCGTCGCTGATGATCGCGTTCGGCCTGCTGATCGGCGCGTACTTTGGCGCGCACTGGGCGCAGACGCTGTCTCCGGTACAGTTGAAGCGGGCGTTCGCGGTGTTTCTGGTGCTGGTGGCGGTGCGGATGTGGGTGACGGCGAAATAA
- a CDS encoding M1 family metallopeptidase: MIRIARLFALALLAAVPAAAQRSQTFQQGVDYRIEARLDEPSGVLHGRARLRYVNRSPDALDTIYVHQHLNAFRPNSAWARRELEYGERRFTDLGPDDHAYERFTAVTVDGTAARAVYPIAPDSTVAAIVLPRPLAPGGSLTLVMDWDARLSTLPRRQGRAGRHYDFAQWYPRIAVYERTGWAEHPLLPQGEFYGEFGRYDVTLDVAADQVVGSTGVAVEGNPGYQPVALGIVPAAGPAEALGFLAGAAAEGRKRVRMVADSVHHFAWSADPRYIHEYVSRTLVDDAGRTRPAPGIHALFLPEDTSWARQAAVRRTYDALTWLETMFGPYAWPQLTNVHRLEGGGTEFPMMVMNGSASEGLIVHEVTHQYLHGMLANNEWREGWMDEGFTSFMTSYYREMKGDTAVWRGTMTALERLERADSTQAIALPAEEFRSPAIFSAMTYTKPSAVFRMLREYVGEDTFKRILRTFFAEYRLRHVTGADFQEVAERVSRRDLDWFFDQWITRTDRLDYSVSQATSTRLPDGRWRTSVIVDRSGAAWMPVVLQVGGRTQTLDSRARRQTVNVTTADRPAEVVLDPEWVLIDYNRANNRAAVQ, encoded by the coding sequence ATGATCCGCATCGCACGCCTTTTCGCACTGGCCCTGCTGGCCGCCGTCCCCGCCGCCGCGCAGCGGTCGCAGACGTTTCAGCAGGGGGTGGATTACCGCATCGAAGCCCGGCTGGACGAGCCCTCCGGCGTGCTGCACGGCCGCGCGCGCCTGCGCTACGTCAACCGCTCGCCCGATGCGCTGGACACCATCTACGTCCACCAGCACCTGAACGCGTTCCGCCCAAACAGTGCCTGGGCGCGGCGGGAACTGGAGTACGGCGAGCGCCGCTTCACCGACCTGGGCCCGGACGATCACGCGTACGAGCGCTTCACCGCGGTCACGGTGGATGGGACCGCCGCGCGCGCCGTCTATCCCATCGCCCCGGACTCCACCGTGGCGGCAATCGTGCTTCCGCGCCCGCTCGCGCCCGGCGGATCGCTGACGCTGGTGATGGACTGGGACGCGCGCCTCTCCACGCTGCCGCGGCGGCAGGGCCGGGCGGGGCGGCACTACGACTTTGCCCAGTGGTATCCCCGCATCGCCGTGTACGAACGCACCGGCTGGGCAGAGCATCCGCTGCTGCCGCAGGGCGAGTTCTACGGCGAATTCGGGCGCTACGACGTGACCTTGGACGTGGCCGCGGACCAGGTGGTGGGTTCCACCGGCGTGGCGGTAGAGGGGAATCCCGGGTACCAGCCGGTGGCCCTGGGCATCGTTCCCGCCGCGGGCCCTGCGGAGGCGCTCGGCTTCCTCGCCGGGGCGGCGGCGGAGGGGCGCAAGCGTGTGCGGATGGTGGCGGACAGCGTGCACCACTTCGCCTGGAGCGCCGACCCGCGCTACATCCACGAGTACGTCAGCCGCACGCTGGTGGACGACGCCGGACGGACGCGGCCGGCGCCGGGGATCCACGCGCTCTTTCTGCCGGAAGACACGTCGTGGGCCCGGCAGGCCGCCGTCCGCCGCACGTACGATGCGCTCACGTGGCTGGAAACGATGTTCGGACCGTACGCCTGGCCGCAGCTGACCAACGTGCACCGGCTGGAAGGCGGCGGAACCGAGTTCCCCATGATGGTGATGAACGGCTCCGCCTCCGAAGGGCTGATCGTGCACGAGGTTACGCACCAGTACCTGCACGGCATGCTCGCGAACAACGAGTGGCGCGAGGGGTGGATGGACGAGGGCTTCACCTCCTTCATGACCTCGTACTATCGGGAGATGAAGGGCGACACCGCTGTCTGGCGCGGCACCATGACCGCGCTGGAGCGGCTGGAGCGCGCGGATTCCACGCAGGCCATCGCACTGCCGGCGGAGGAGTTCCGCTCGCCCGCCATCTTCAGCGCCATGACCTACACCAAGCCGTCCGCCGTCTTCCGCATGCTGCGCGAGTACGTGGGCGAGGACACGTTCAAGCGCATCCTGCGCACCTTCTTCGCGGAGTACCGCCTGCGCCACGTGACCGGCGCGGACTTCCAGGAGGTGGCGGAACGGGTGAGCCGGCGCGACCTGGACTGGTTCTTTGACCAGTGGATCACGCGCACGGACCGGCTGGACTACAGCGTCAGCCAGGCTACCAGCACGCGGCTGCCGGACGGCCGCTGGCGTACGAGCGTGATCGTGGACCGCAGCGGCGCCGCGTGGATGCCCGTCGTGCTCCAGGTGGGCGGACGGACGCAGACGCTGGATTCGCGCGCGCGCCGGCAGACGGTGAACGTCACCACGGCGGACCGCCCGGCGGAGGTGGTGCTGGACCCGGAGTGGGTGCTGATCGACTACAACCGCGCCAACAACCGCGCGGCCGTGCAATGA
- a CDS encoding neutral zinc metallopeptidase: protein MRWQGGRQSSNVNDRRGMGGGGMAAGGGLGAVVLGLVYFLLTGDSSGLQNAAPGAQPSAESQAGAPTDAASDSMKAFVSTVLASTEDVWTEIFRQQGEAYQQPQLDLFTGRVQSACGQATAAVGPFYCPGDRKVYIDLDFYDQLRKDLGAPGDFAQAYVIAHEVGHHVQTLTGVSQQVNAASRRGGEAEANRLSVMQELQADCYAGVWANHSQQQHKWLEQGDVEEALNAATQIGDDALQKRSQGYVVPESFTHGTSAQRVQWFRTGFESGKAENCNTFESRI from the coding sequence ATGCGCTGGCAGGGCGGACGACAGAGTTCCAATGTGAACGACCGCCGCGGGATGGGCGGAGGCGGCATGGCCGCGGGCGGCGGACTGGGCGCCGTGGTGCTGGGCCTCGTCTACTTCCTGTTGACCGGCGACTCGTCCGGGCTGCAGAACGCCGCGCCCGGCGCCCAGCCCTCGGCCGAGTCCCAGGCCGGCGCACCGACAGATGCGGCCTCGGACAGCATGAAGGCGTTCGTCTCCACGGTGCTGGCCAGCACCGAAGACGTGTGGACCGAGATCTTTCGCCAGCAGGGCGAGGCGTACCAGCAGCCGCAGCTGGACCTGTTCACCGGACGGGTGCAGTCCGCCTGCGGCCAGGCGACCGCGGCGGTGGGGCCCTTCTACTGCCCCGGCGACCGCAAGGTGTACATCGACCTGGACTTCTACGATCAGCTGCGCAAGGACCTGGGCGCGCCCGGCGACTTTGCCCAGGCGTACGTGATCGCGCACGAGGTGGGGCACCACGTGCAGACGCTGACGGGCGTTTCGCAGCAGGTGAACGCCGCCTCGCGCCGCGGCGGCGAAGCCGAGGCCAACCGCCTTTCGGTGATGCAGGAGCTTCAGGCGGACTGCTACGCCGGCGTGTGGGCCAACCATTCGCAGCAGCAGCACAAGTGGCTGGAACAGGGCGATGTGGAAGAAGCGCTGAACGCCGCCACGCAGATCGGCGACGACGCGCTGCAGAAGCGCTCGCAGGGCTACGTGGTTCCGGAAAGCTTCACCCACGGAACCAGCGCGCAGCGGGTGCAGTGGTTCCGCACGGGCTTCGAATCAGGCAAGGCGGAAAACTGCAACACCTTTGAATCCCGCATCTGA
- a CDS encoding lanthionine synthetase LanC family protein: MTTASNLQAAPLDRAAVHQSILQIADALIAFLRSADKPSVRDLPGAALFLTHLGRASGQAKHREAAAEAVALSGDLVARVPMRLALYGGLAGMVLPMAHRERLGIADDGFDLDGIDEVLMEGVDPGVTPHFDLISGVVGLGAYFLERLPAPAAREGVRRVIHRLHDTAEHDGHGMRWLTAPDLIPAAKRAITPLGKYDLGMAHGITGVAAFLALALLNGADRDPAEAMLRETVRWLMALERADGSQGAYGTMVDPRQPEAMAPGRAAWCYGDPGVAAALLLASRALGDDALLHRAHALARHSAAFADAQRHRAVDTSLCHGTAGLAHLFRVLGRPADAERWDAETMAMRSPDQGVAGFYFMESHDGVTRRAPDATFLQGAAGVGLVLLSVLDPASDRSWDRLLLLS, encoded by the coding sequence TTGACGACCGCATCCAATCTCCAGGCCGCGCCGCTGGACCGCGCGGCGGTTCACCAATCCATTCTGCAGATCGCGGACGCGCTCATCGCGTTTCTGCGGAGCGCAGACAAGCCCTCCGTAAGGGACCTCCCCGGCGCGGCGCTCTTTCTTACCCACCTGGGCCGCGCGTCCGGCCAGGCGAAGCACCGCGAGGCGGCCGCCGAAGCCGTGGCGCTCTCGGGCGACCTGGTCGCCCGCGTGCCCATGCGGCTGGCCCTGTACGGCGGCCTCGCCGGGATGGTGCTGCCCATGGCGCACCGCGAGCGGCTGGGCATCGCGGACGACGGGTTTGACCTGGACGGCATCGACGAGGTGCTGATGGAAGGCGTCGATCCCGGGGTGACGCCGCACTTTGACCTGATCAGCGGCGTGGTGGGGCTGGGCGCGTACTTTCTGGAGCGCCTGCCCGCGCCCGCCGCGCGCGAGGGGGTCCGGCGCGTCATCCACCGGCTTCACGACACGGCGGAGCACGACGGGCACGGCATGCGCTGGCTCACCGCGCCTGACCTGATTCCCGCCGCCAAGCGCGCGATCACGCCGCTGGGCAAGTACGATCTGGGGATGGCGCACGGGATCACGGGGGTGGCCGCCTTTCTGGCGCTCGCGCTGCTGAACGGCGCCGACCGCGATCCGGCCGAAGCCATGCTGCGCGAAACAGTGCGCTGGCTGATGGCCCTGGAGCGGGCGGATGGCAGTCAGGGCGCCTACGGGACCATGGTGGACCCGCGGCAGCCGGAGGCGATGGCGCCGGGCCGCGCCGCGTGGTGCTACGGCGACCCCGGCGTGGCCGCGGCGCTGCTGCTGGCCTCCCGCGCGCTCGGCGACGACGCGCTCCTCCACCGCGCGCACGCCCTGGCCCGGCACTCCGCGGCGTTCGCGGACGCGCAGCGGCACCGGGCGGTGGACACCTCGCTCTGCCACGGCACCGCGGGGCTGGCGCACCTGTTCCGCGTGCTGGGCCGCCCCGCCGACGCGGAGCGCTGGGACGCCGAAACCATGGCCATGCGGAGCCCGGACCAGGGAGTGGCGGGCTTCTACTTCATGGAATCCCACGACGGCGTAACTCGCCGCGCGCCGGACGCCACCTTTCTGCAGGGCGCGGCGGGCGTGGGCCTCGTCCTCCTGTCCGTCCTCGATCCGGCCAGCGACCGGTCGTGGGACCGGCTCCTTCTCCTGAGCTGA
- a CDS encoding lantibiotic dehydratase: MPPASSSPSAPFVHGGFAVLRTPLLPVDTFVRWTERVQAGAAARDPGPVLHILREVLDDPALREAIRVASRDLSSAIDAWMTGGRAVDADRLMHSVVRYFSRAAYRPTPFGLFAGCSVVGVGGHTRLELAPRGEYTRHSRIDMDHLAELARVLGEDADVRRRVPLRTNSSAAEMGGRLHYVETRYAGRMREYALTAADPTPEIRDTLARARHGSTLDALAAPLLADGYEREEVDGFLAELLDAQLLVPELGPRVTGRDAAAALAATLEAAGCAEPVSAALREVGGRLRAIDAGGVGGGADYDGAVAPLRGLAVEPDEARLLQVDLYKPAPAASIGLGVMEEAAAAVELLAGIAPRQDPLAAFAARFEARYETREVPLLEALDEEVGVGMPGVGTDDSVMRRRAEAMVQREGVLADLRCRAASGDGARVELTDEDVERLRWPGGRTLPGALAFFGSIVAESGEAVDRGDYQLALSHVSGPSGARLLGRFAHLNPELERCVQAHAAAEEALQPDALFAEIVHLPQGRIGNVIARPVLRGWEISYLGQSGAPLDRRLDLADLRVSVRRGRVRLRSASLDREVHPRLSSAHNYSAPRELPVYRFLCALQDHAQSASMHWNWGAQEGAAALPRVTRGRLILSRARWNLSAAEIRRITEAGTRWDHQAIQRWREERGLPSLVLLADSDNQLPVDFSNAVSTLAFARLLRGRAAALLTEALSGPGALCVHGPEGRFTHEIVIPLLRGAPVPPDAGAERAAYVHAPDSAEVPRAYAPGSEWVYARLYCGAGSADAVLRDLVAPVVQRAREQIPSLEWFFLRYADPGFHIRLRFRTGARAAPHLMALLGQAAAPAIASGRLSRLVYDTYLPEVERYGGPGAIRLAEAVFAVDSEAALSLVTLPAGGPPRDVIVLAGVDRMFADAGLGVDDRIAFLGRALGEVPAAVRDARAREFRPLRPAIDAVLAGELPDRVEALLAARSAAMAPLLARIRALHDDGGLHAPLDDVLVSMSHLWINRTLMDARTLEPLLYDRLRRALRGFAGRARKSGGGARAEE; this comes from the coding sequence ATGCCGCCAGCCTCGTCTTCTCCCTCCGCCCCGTTCGTCCACGGCGGATTCGCGGTTCTGCGCACGCCGCTGCTCCCCGTCGACACCTTCGTGCGATGGACGGAGCGCGTCCAGGCGGGCGCCGCCGCGCGGGACCCCGGCCCCGTGCTCCACATCCTGCGCGAGGTGCTGGACGATCCCGCGCTTCGCGAGGCCATCCGCGTGGCCTCGCGCGACCTGTCCAGCGCCATCGACGCGTGGATGACGGGCGGGCGCGCGGTGGACGCCGACCGGCTGATGCACTCCGTGGTGCGCTACTTCAGCCGCGCGGCGTACCGGCCCACCCCATTTGGCCTGTTCGCCGGATGCAGCGTGGTGGGCGTGGGCGGGCATACCCGCCTGGAGCTTGCCCCGCGGGGGGAGTACACGCGCCATTCGCGCATCGACATGGACCACCTGGCCGAGCTCGCGCGGGTGCTGGGCGAGGACGCGGACGTCCGCCGCCGGGTGCCGCTGCGCACCAACAGCAGCGCGGCGGAGATGGGCGGGCGGCTGCACTACGTGGAAACGCGCTACGCCGGACGGATGCGGGAGTACGCGCTCACCGCGGCGGACCCCACGCCGGAGATCCGGGACACGCTGGCGCGCGCCCGCCACGGTTCCACCCTGGACGCGCTGGCCGCGCCGCTGCTGGCGGACGGGTACGAGCGGGAGGAGGTGGACGGCTTTCTGGCCGAGCTCCTGGACGCGCAGCTGCTGGTGCCGGAGCTGGGGCCGCGCGTCACGGGCCGGGACGCCGCCGCGGCGCTGGCCGCCACGCTGGAGGCGGCCGGGTGCGCAGAGCCGGTGAGCGCCGCGCTTCGCGAGGTGGGCGGGCGGCTGCGCGCCATCGACGCGGGCGGCGTGGGGGGCGGGGCGGACTACGACGGCGCCGTGGCCCCGCTGCGCGGCCTGGCGGTGGAGCCGGACGAGGCGCGCCTGCTTCAGGTGGACCTGTACAAGCCCGCTCCCGCGGCGTCCATCGGGCTGGGGGTGATGGAGGAAGCCGCCGCCGCGGTGGAGCTGCTGGCCGGGATCGCCCCGCGCCAGGACCCGCTGGCCGCCTTTGCCGCGCGCTTCGAGGCGCGCTACGAAACGCGCGAGGTTCCGCTGCTGGAGGCGCTGGACGAGGAGGTCGGCGTCGGCATGCCCGGCGTGGGCACGGACGATTCCGTAATGCGGCGCAGGGCCGAAGCCATGGTGCAGCGCGAGGGGGTGCTGGCGGACCTGCGCTGCCGGGCCGCGTCCGGGGACGGCGCCCGCGTGGAGCTCACGGACGAGGACGTGGAGCGGCTCCGCTGGCCGGGCGGGCGCACGCTTCCCGGCGCGCTCGCGTTCTTCGGCAGCATCGTGGCGGAAAGCGGCGAGGCGGTGGACCGGGGGGATTACCAGCTGGCGCTGAGCCACGTGTCCGGTCCGTCCGGCGCGCGCCTGCTGGGCCGCTTCGCGCACCTGAACCCGGAGCTGGAACGGTGCGTCCAGGCGCACGCGGCCGCGGAAGAGGCGCTGCAGCCCGACGCCCTCTTCGCCGAGATCGTGCACCTGCCGCAGGGGCGCATCGGCAACGTGATCGCGCGGCCGGTGCTGCGCGGGTGGGAGATCTCGTACCTGGGGCAGAGCGGCGCGCCCCTGGACCGGCGGCTGGACCTGGCGGACCTGCGCGTGTCCGTGCGGCGCGGGCGCGTGCGGCTGCGCTCGGCGTCGCTGGACCGCGAGGTGCACCCCCGGCTGAGTTCGGCGCACAACTATTCCGCGCCGCGCGAGCTTCCGGTGTACCGCTTCCTCTGCGCCCTGCAGGACCACGCGCAGTCGGCGTCCATGCACTGGAACTGGGGCGCGCAGGAGGGGGCGGCGGCGCTGCCCCGGGTGACGCGCGGCCGGCTGATTCTGAGCCGCGCGCGATGGAACCTGTCCGCGGCCGAGATCCGCCGGATCACCGAGGCGGGTACGCGGTGGGACCACCAAGCCATCCAGCGCTGGCGCGAGGAGCGGGGGCTGCCCTCCCTGGTTCTGCTGGCGGACTCGGACAACCAGCTTCCCGTCGACTTCTCCAACGCGGTCAGCACGCTCGCCTTTGCCCGGCTGCTGCGGGGACGCGCGGCGGCGCTGCTCACCGAGGCTCTTTCCGGCCCCGGCGCCCTGTGCGTCCACGGACCGGAGGGGCGCTTTACGCACGAGATCGTCATCCCCCTCCTGCGCGGCGCGCCCGTGCCGCCGGACGCGGGGGCGGAGCGCGCCGCCTACGTCCACGCGCCGGACTCCGCGGAGGTCCCGCGCGCGTACGCCCCGGGCTCCGAGTGGGTGTACGCCAGACTGTACTGCGGCGCCGGGAGCGCGGACGCGGTCCTGCGCGACCTGGTCGCGCCAGTCGTCCAGCGCGCCAGGGAGCAGATTCCCTCGCTGGAGTGGTTTTTTCTGCGCTACGCCGATCCCGGGTTCCACATCCGCCTGCGCTTCCGGACGGGCGCGCGCGCGGCTCCCCATCTGATGGCGCTGCTGGGGCAGGCGGCGGCGCCCGCGATCGCGTCCGGGCGGCTGTCCCGGCTGGTGTACGACACCTACCTTCCGGAAGTGGAGCGCTACGGCGGCCCTGGGGCGATCCGGCTGGCCGAGGCCGTCTTCGCGGTGGACAGCGAAGCCGCGCTGTCGCTGGTCACCCTGCCCGCGGGCGGTCCGCCGCGGGACGTGATCGTGCTCGCCGGCGTGGACCGCATGTTTGCCGACGCGGGGCTGGGGGTGGATGACCGCATCGCCTTCCTGGGCCGCGCGCTGGGCGAGGTGCCCGCGGCCGTGCGCGATGCGCGGGCCCGGGAGTTCCGCCCGCTGCGCCCCGCCATCGATGCCGTGCTGGCGGGCGAACTCCCCGATCGTGTCGAAGCGCTGCTCGCCGCCCGTTCCGCGGCCATGGCGCCGTTGCTGGCGCGGATCCGCGCCCTGCACGACGACGGCGGCCTGCACGCGCCGCTGGACGACGTGCTGGTGAGCATGAGCCACCTGTGGATCAACCGCACGCTGATGGATGCCCGGACCCTGGAGCCGCTTCTGTACGATCGCCTGCGCCGCGCCCTGCGCGGGTTCGCCGGCCGCGCGCGAAAGAGCGGCGGAGGTGCCCGTGCGGAGGAATAG
- a CDS encoding TonB-dependent receptor: MRSTLMAAAFVLAALPVSARGQSGTPAAPINLSSTRTPAAGALHGTVIDASTGQPVAGATVRILELGRRDVSHADGAFHFDGLPAGSYTLAAERIGYAPGEQAVRILDGLAGQASLKLLPSALQLSAVVATGTGRDRGGDDTYRPTTVVSGAELRRQLGATVSATVAGEPGISMRYNGPAASQPVIRGLGGDRVLVLEDGQRTGDIAGSAADHGVMVEPLTAERIEVVRGPAGLLYGSNALGGVINVIREEVPRSRPDRLSGAVSLQGESASRGIAGGASLLGGLGGWALRGEASGRRAGDTRTPLGDLPSTGLSGYSAGAGASRVGARGFAGLAVRDYTMEYGVPGTFRGQNIPGAHQGGVNLDVRRTAVRGQAAHLGGLGPFGSVEADLNLVRFRHHELERGTDGAEFVGTSFLQYTGTMNLVGRHRHEGAFRNEGAVGLWGFGKNLEVGGLATGSRSARQWSLAGFTYEELSRGRWGLELGARYDWTRVVPEDDRPVAGISVGTRDFGAFSGSAAGVFRLGAGWQAGARLARSFRTPSIEELYSRGPHLAAYSYEIGNPAIEPETGLGADLFLRVSRPGVEGELTAYRNTIGGFIYYAPTGELDPRFGRYPVYQARGDDARFTGAEGRIQIEPLHAWVVEATGSYVRGDLDGEDGDHPLPAIPPAHGALRIRRDVPRWFAGAGVESGARQDRVYPGSAADGTPLEQPTAGYTLLNASAGIRWDARGALHTVTLAADNLTDAVWRDHLSRIREVAPQPGLNLRLLYRVDF, encoded by the coding sequence ATGCGAAGCACCCTGATGGCCGCCGCTTTCGTGCTCGCCGCGCTCCCCGTTTCCGCGCGGGGCCAGTCGGGCACCCCGGCCGCTCCGATCAACCTTTCCTCCACGCGCACCCCGGCCGCGGGCGCGCTGCACGGCACCGTCATCGATGCGTCCACCGGGCAGCCGGTGGCGGGCGCCACGGTGCGCATTCTGGAGCTGGGGCGCCGGGACGTGAGCCATGCGGACGGCGCGTTCCACTTCGACGGGCTCCCCGCCGGGAGCTACACCCTGGCCGCAGAGCGCATCGGCTACGCGCCGGGCGAGCAGGCCGTGCGCATCCTGGACGGGCTGGCGGGGCAGGCGAGCCTGAAGCTGTTGCCGTCCGCGCTGCAGCTTTCCGCCGTGGTGGCCACGGGCACGGGGCGCGACCGGGGCGGGGACGACACGTATCGCCCCACCACCGTCGTCAGCGGCGCGGAGCTGCGGCGGCAGCTGGGCGCGACGGTGAGCGCCACGGTGGCGGGCGAGCCGGGAATCTCCATGCGCTACAACGGCCCCGCCGCCAGCCAGCCCGTGATCCGCGGCCTGGGCGGCGACCGCGTGCTGGTGCTGGAAGACGGCCAGCGCACGGGCGACATCGCCGGGAGCGCAGCGGACCACGGCGTGATGGTGGAGCCGCTGACGGCGGAGCGCATCGAGGTGGTGCGCGGGCCCGCCGGCCTCCTGTACGGCAGCAACGCGCTGGGCGGGGTGATCAACGTCATCCGCGAAGAAGTGCCCCGCTCGCGGCCGGACCGCCTTTCCGGCGCCGTCAGCCTGCAGGGCGAATCCGCCAGCCGGGGAATCGCGGGCGGCGCGTCGCTGCTGGGCGGCCTCGGCGGATGGGCGCTGCGGGGCGAGGCCAGCGGCCGCCGCGCGGGAGACACGCGCACGCCGCTGGGCGATCTGCCATCCACCGGCCTGAGCGGATACAGCGCGGGCGCGGGCGCCAGCCGGGTGGGCGCCCGCGGCTTCGCCGGGCTCGCCGTGCGCGACTACACCATGGAGTACGGGGTCCCCGGCACCTTCCGGGGGCAGAACATTCCCGGCGCGCACCAGGGCGGGGTGAACCTGGACGTCCGCCGCACCGCCGTCCGGGGACAAGCGGCGCACCTGGGCGGGCTGGGCCCGTTCGGGTCAGTGGAGGCGGACCTGAACCTGGTCCGCTTTCGCCACCACGAACTGGAGCGCGGGACGGACGGCGCCGAGTTCGTGGGCACGTCGTTCCTTCAGTACACGGGGACGATGAACCTCGTCGGCCGCCACCGGCATGAGGGAGCGTTCCGCAACGAGGGCGCGGTCGGCCTGTGGGGGTTCGGCAAGAACCTGGAGGTGGGCGGACTGGCGACGGGAAGCCGCAGCGCGCGCCAGTGGTCGCTCGCCGGATTCACCTATGAGGAGCTTTCGCGCGGGCGCTGGGGGCTGGAGCTGGGCGCGCGCTACGACTGGACCCGCGTGGTGCCGGAAGATGACCGGCCGGTCGCCGGCATCTCCGTGGGAACGCGCGACTTCGGCGCCTTTTCCGGCAGCGCGGCGGGCGTGTTCCGCCTGGGCGCGGGATGGCAGGCGGGGGCGCGGCTGGCGCGCTCGTTCCGCACGCCATCGATCGAAGAACTGTACTCCCGCGGGCCGCACCTGGCCGCCTACTCGTACGAGATCGGCAATCCGGCGATCGAGCCGGAGACGGGGCTGGGCGCGGACCTGTTTCTCCGCGTCTCCCGCCCCGGGGTGGAAGGCGAGCTGACCGCGTACCGGAATACGATCGGCGGCTTCATCTACTACGCGCCGACGGGGGAGCTGGACCCGCGCTTCGGCCGCTACCCCGTCTACCAGGCGCGGGGGGATGACGCGCGCTTCACCGGCGCGGAGGGGCGCATTCAGATCGAGCCGCTGCACGCGTGGGTGGTGGAAGCCACGGGGAGCTACGTGCGCGGCGACCTGGACGGGGAGGATGGAGACCATCCGCTTCCCGCCATCCCTCCGGCGCACGGCGCGCTTCGCATCCGCCGCGACGTGCCGCGCTGGTTTGCCGGGGCGGGGGTGGAGAGCGGCGCGCGGCAGGACCGCGTGTACCCGGGCTCGGCCGCGGATGGAACGCCGCTGGAACAGCCCACCGCCGGCTACACGCTGCTGAACGCGTCCGCCGGCATCCGCTGGGACGCGCGCGGTGCCCTGCACACCGTCACCCTGGCGGCGGACAACCTGACGGACGCGGTGTGGCGCGACCACCTGTCGCGCATCCGCGAAGTGGCCCCGCAGCCGGGGCTGAACCTGAGACTGCTGTACCGCGTCGATTTCTGA